From the Vulpes lagopus strain Blue_001 chromosome 15, ASM1834538v1, whole genome shotgun sequence genome, one window contains:
- the LOC121476235 gene encoding peptidyl-prolyl cis-trans isomerase NIMA-interacting 4-like produces MLLKGKSSSGKGGGKCGVASGSDSSDKKSQGSKSGGRYILYEKYGKIMEAMEKLKYRMRLNTVAAHYSEDKARQGGDLGWMTRGSTVGPFHEAAFALPVSGLDKPCVYRSSS; encoded by the coding sequence ATGCTGCTCAAAGGAAAAAGCAGTTCCGGTAAAGGAGGGGGAAAGTGTGGAGTTGCCTCTGGGAGTGACAGTTCTGACAAGAAGTCTCAGGGTTCCAAAAGTGGTGGCCGATACATTCTGTatgaaaaatatgggaaaatcaTGGAAGCTATGGAGAAGTTAAAGTATAGAATGAGATTAAATACAGTGGCTGCACATTATAGTGAAGATAAAGCCAGGCAAGGGGGTGACTTGGGTTGGATGACCAGAGGTTCCACAGTGGGACCATTTCATGAAGCAGCATTTGCCTTGCCTGTAAGTGGGCTAGATAAGCCTTGTGTTTACAGATCCTCCAGTTAA
- the RPS13 gene encoding 40S ribosomal protein S13, whose translation MGRMHAPGKGLSQSALPYRRSVPTWLKLTSDDVKEQIYKLAKKGLTPSQIGVILRDSHGVAQVRFVTGNKILRILKSKGLAPDLPEDLYHLIKKAVAVRKHLERNRKDKDAKFRLILIESRIHRLARYYKTKRVLPPNWKYESSTASALVA comes from the exons ATGGGTCGCATGCACGCTCCCGG GAAGGGCCTGTCCCAGTCGGCTCTGCCCTACCGCCGCAGCGTCCCCACC TGGCTGAAGCTGACGTCCGACGACGTGAAGGAGCAGATCTACAAACTGGCCAAGAAGGGTCTGACTCCCTCGCAGATCG GTGTGATCCTGAGAGACTCCCATGGTGTTGCACAAGTACGTTTTGTGACAGGCAATAAGATCTTGAGAATTCTTAAGTCCAAGGGACTTGCACCTGATCTCCCTGAGGATCTGTACCATTTGATTAAGAAAGCTGTTGCTGTTCGAAAGCATCTTGAGAGGAACAGAAAG gataaGGATGCCAAATTCCGACTGATTCTGATTGAGAGCCGTATTCACCGATTGGCTCGATATTATAAGACCAAACGAGTCCTCCCCCCCAATTGGAAATA cgAGTCATCCACAGCCTCTGCCCTGGTCGCATAA